The following are encoded together in the Cyprinus carpio isolate SPL01 unplaced genomic scaffold, ASM1834038v1 S000006796, whole genome shotgun sequence genome:
- the LOC109053689 gene encoding interferon-induced protein 44-like isoform X1 has product MLFCFALKMQRGYGDFFPESLTSSLTEDQSKQLCDLLGNVKLTLLYKASVYGYKPLFFHKRCDSQGPTLLVAYNRTGYIFGGYTSVDYTRNEQYITDEEAFLFSFQGKFPVYIKVNSGHYARYDNAGMPNFGQQLYFCKNKQPVVYIQGGKSFSFNAERFYGNDSRLTECEVYKVEQNLQTKEKPWRNIRWTSIRRAELMQMMRDYKPLVTSVSRVRILMIGPVGAGKSSFFNSINSIFTGHVTNKAVSGSAGTSLTTQFRTYPVKDGREGKPLPFVLCDTMGLEEQTGAGLDIEDIRSILQGHVPDRYKFNPMVPFQPDEQRVYRPASLKEKIHCVVYVIDGSKISLMSDKLEEKLAVIHREISSLDIPQMVLMTKVDEACPYVEKDLYKIYLSSYIKSKVQEVSSRLGVPVSCVLPVKNYSQELELELNCDILLLAALQQMLRLADDYLDDVDDF; this is encoded by the exons atgctgttttgttttgccttaAAGATGCAAAGAGGGTATGGAGATTTCTTCCCAGAATCCCTCACTTCTAGTTTAACAGAAGATCAAAGTAAGCAGCTCTGTGACCTGCTGGGGAATGTGAAACTGACTCTTCTCTACAAAGCTTCAGTTTATGGATATAAACCTCTTTTCTTCCACAAGCGATGTGACAGTCAGGGTCCCACCTTACTTGTAGCCTACAACCGTACAGGCTACATCTTTGGTGGATACACTAGTGTAGATTATACTCGAAACGAGCAGTATATTACTGATGAGGAGGCTTTCTTGTTCAGCTTTCAAGGCAAGTTCCCTGTCTACATTAAAGTAAACAGTGGACATTATGCACGTTATGACAATGCTGGAATGCCCAACTTTGGCCAACAGTTGTACTTTTGCAAAAACAAGCAACCAGTTGTGTATATTCAAGGAGGTAAATCATTCAGTTTTAATGCTGAAAGATTCTATGGGAACGACTCTCGACTGACTGAATGTGAGGTCTACAAAGTGGAGCAGA ACCTTCAGACCAAGGAGAAGCCATGGAGGAATATTCGGTGGACATCTAT acGAAGAGCAGAGCTCATGCAAATGATGAGGGATTATAAACCCCTGGTGACGTCTGTCAGCCGTGTTCGAATCTTAATGATCGGTCCTGTAGGTGCTGGAAAATCCAGTTTCTTCAACTCCATCAACTCCATCTTTACTGGTCACGTGACCAACAAAGCCGTGTCAGGATCTGCAGGCACTAGTCTCACCACACAG TTTCGCACATATCCAGTGAAAGATGGTCGTGAGGGAAAGCCATTGCCGTTTGTGTTGTGTGACACCATGGGACTCGAGGAGCAAACAGGTGCAGGACTGGATATTGAGGACATCAGAAGCATTCTTCAAGGTCACGTCCCAGACCGCTATAAA TTCAACCCGATGGTACCTTTTCAACCTGATGAGCAAAGGGTCTACAGACCTGCATCTCTAAAGGAGAAGATCCACTGTGTGGTGTATGTGATAGACGGCAGCAAAATCTCCCTCATGTCCGACAAACTAGAGGAAAAACTTGCTGTAATACACAGAGAAATAAGCTCACTGG ACATACCCCAGATGGTCTTGATGACAAAAGTAGATGAAGCATGCCCTTATGTAGAGAAGGACCTTTACAAAATTTATCTCAGTTCCTACATCAAGTCAAAG gtgcagGAGGTGAGCTCTCGGTTGGGTGTGCCGGTGTCTTGTGTGTTACCGGTGAAGAACTACAGtcaggagctggagctggagctcaACTGTGACATCCTGCTTCTTGCTGCTTTACAGCAGATGCTTCGCTTAGCAGACGACTATCTGGATGATGTTGATGACTTTTAG
- the LOC109053689 gene encoding interferon-induced protein 44-like isoform X2, with product MQMMRDYKPLVTSVSRVRILMIGPVGAGKSSFFNSINSIFTGHVTNKAVSGSAGTSLTTQFRTYPVKDGREGKPLPFVLCDTMGLEEQTGAGLDIEDIRSILQGHVPDRYKFNPMVPFQPDEQRVYRPASLKEKIHCVVYVIDGSKISLMSDKLEEKLAVIHREISSLDIPQMVLMTKVDEACPYVEKDLYKIYLSSYIKSKVQEVSSRLGVPVSCVLPVKNYSQELELELNCDILLLAALQQMLRLADDYLDDVDDF from the exons ATGCAAATGATGAGGGATTATAAACCCCTGGTGACGTCTGTCAGCCGTGTTCGAATCTTAATGATCGGTCCTGTAGGTGCTGGAAAATCCAGTTTCTTCAACTCCATCAACTCCATCTTTACTGGTCACGTGACCAACAAAGCCGTGTCAGGATCTGCAGGCACTAGTCTCACCACACAG TTTCGCACATATCCAGTGAAAGATGGTCGTGAGGGAAAGCCATTGCCGTTTGTGTTGTGTGACACCATGGGACTCGAGGAGCAAACAGGTGCAGGACTGGATATTGAGGACATCAGAAGCATTCTTCAAGGTCACGTCCCAGACCGCTATAAA TTCAACCCGATGGTACCTTTTCAACCTGATGAGCAAAGGGTCTACAGACCTGCATCTCTAAAGGAGAAGATCCACTGTGTGGTGTATGTGATAGACGGCAGCAAAATCTCCCTCATGTCCGACAAACTAGAGGAAAAACTTGCTGTAATACACAGAGAAATAAGCTCACTGG ACATACCCCAGATGGTCTTGATGACAAAAGTAGATGAAGCATGCCCTTATGTAGAGAAGGACCTTTACAAAATTTATCTCAGTTCCTACATCAAGTCAAAG gtgcagGAGGTGAGCTCTCGGTTGGGTGTGCCGGTGTCTTGTGTGTTACCGGTGAAGAACTACAGtcaggagctggagctggagctcaACTGTGACATCCTGCTTCTTGCTGCTTTACAGCAGATGCTTCGCTTAGCAGACGACTATCTGGATGATGTTGATGACTTTTAG